From the Diospyros lotus cultivar Yz01 chromosome 13, ASM1463336v1, whole genome shotgun sequence genome, one window contains:
- the LOC127788232 gene encoding terpene synthase 10-like: MIHHSSQFQYCRAAILSSQTRHDQKTIVRRSANYQPPIWERHYLQSLSSEYTGDGYEKRSAELKEAVRRRMREKTEDPLEKLELIDAVHRLGVSYHFRAEIRSTLELMTMNDDGGLIVSDWCSNGDLHAAALHFRLLRQHQLKVPQVSYELKESLGGDTKGLLSLYQASFLSLDGESILEEARQFSTKHLKEYLMINRSPDDDDDENHEMLLLLAHALELPLHWTLPRVEARWFIDAYERRPTKNAILLEFAKLDFNMLQAIHQEDLKHASRWWENMRWRERLPFGRDRIVENYLCSMGQIYEPQFEYYRRMATRINQILTCIDDIYDIYGTLDELQLFTNAVESWDVNAVEQLPDYMKICFFGMYNCVNEIAYDTLKECGVHILPYLKKKWEDLCQYYMREVKWSYIGYIPTLKEYLNCVWITVASPIVLYHGYFLSTNSLTDDDELKCLETYPDIIKWSSIIARLANDLVTSSDEMKRGDMPKSIETYMHETGASIEDAREHVKHLISEAWSKINEARAADSPFNRTFVDMATNFVRFSQFIYQHGDGYGNDIGGRKKDRVISLLFDPIPLTSKYNENLSATSTPYAAPETCHSTEIGIIFAYGVRFGPSTPFQKARDETHLIHYFAVTYDGFWQFEIIYTIKTACHAAVYMNKPTSAEMTTMLIHKLHKPREQVTDAEALLDITNTLVGVSGGIEDGRNTVRWKDIGLAVSHIYQRTPGCCTMLGPMNNEQKQRALCCTMLGPMSTQPKQGKTAVRKKRVRPTECALPEEYIEGYRLKEAEYAVAPGYSLQSCSQEQSKTGSQQLRAGFGDGSVREKAGTCKHSDAQVM, from the exons ATGATTCACCACAGCTCTCAGTTTCAGTACTGCAGAGCTGCCATTCTCAGCAGCCAAACTCGTCATGATCAGAAGACGATAGTGAGGCGATCCGCCAACTACCAGCCCCCCATTTGGGAACGTCACTATTTGCAGTCACTGAGCAGTGAATATAcg GGAGATGGGTACGAGAAGCGGTCGGCGGAACTGAAAGAGGCTgtgaggaggaggatgagggaGAAGACGGAGGATCCATTGGAGAAGCTGGAGTTGATAGACGCAGTGCATAGGCTTGGAGTGTCTTACCATTTTCGGGCTGAGATTAGAAGCACGCTTGAGTTGATGACGATGAACGACGATGGTGGTCTCATAGTAAGCGATTGGTGCAGCAACGGGGATCTACACGCTGCTGCCCTCCATTTCAGGCTCCTGCGCCAGCACCAGCTTAAGGTCCCTCAAG TTTCCTATGAGCTTAAGGAGTCGTTGGGTGGGGACACCAAGGGACTTCTTTCCTTGTATCAGGCGTCCTTCCTTTCATTGGATGGTGAAAGTATATTGGAAGAGGCAAGACAATTCTCAACTAAGCATCTCAAAGAGTACTTGATGATTAACAGAAGCccggatgatgatgatgatgagaatCATGAGATGCTGCTGCTATTAGCTCATGCTTTGGAGCTTCCATTACATTGGACCTTGCCTAGGGTGGAGGCAAGGTGGTTCATTGATGCATATGAGAGGAGGCCAACCAAGAATGCCATCTTGCTTGAGTTTGCCAAACTAGATTTCAATATGCTGCAAGCTATTCACCAAGAAGACCTAAAACATGCTTCCAG gTGGTGGGAAAACATGAGGTGGAGGGAAAGGCTACCCTTCGGAAGGGACAGGATAGTGGAGAATTATTTATGTTCTATGGGACAGATTTATGAGCCTCAATTCGAATACTACAGAAGAATGGCCACAAGGATCAACcaaatcctcacttgcattgatgATATTTACGACATTTATGGTACATTGGATGAGCTCCAGCTCTTCACAAATGCAGTTGAAAG TTGGGATGTCAATGCAGTGGAACAACTTCCAGACTACATGAAGATTTGCTTCTTTGGTATGTATAATTGTGTTAATGAAATAGCTTACGACACTCTTAAGGAATGCGGTGTTCACATCCTCCCATATCTTAAAAAGAAG TGGGAAGATTTATGCCAATATTACATGAGAGAGGTAAAATGGTCTTATATTGGTTACATACCAACGTTGAAGGAGTATTTAAATTGTGTTTGGATTACAGTAGCCAGTCCTATAGTTCTCTATCATGGTTATTTTTTAAGCACAAATTCCTTAACTGATGACGACGAGTTGAAATGCTTGGAGACATATCCAGATATAATCAAGTGGTCGTCAATCATTGCAAGGCTAGCAAATGATTTGGTAACATCATCG GATGAGATGAAAAGAGGTGATATGCCTAAATCAATAGAAACATACATGCATGAAACTGGAGCTTCTATAGAGGATGCTCGCGAGCATGTAAAGCATTTGATTAGTGAAGCATGGAGCAAGATCAATGAAGCTCGAGCTGCAGATTCACCTTTCAATCGAACTTTTGTTGACATGGCGACAAACTTTGTTAgattttctcaatttatctACCAGCATGGAGATGGGTATGGAAATGATATTGGAGGTAGGAAGAAAGATCGAGTGATTTCATTGTTATTTGATCCCATTCCTCTCACATCGAAGTACAATGAGAA TTTATCAGCCACCTCAACACCTTATGCAGCTCCTGAGACATGCCATTCAACAGAAATAGGCATAATTTTCGCATATGGTGTCCGTTTTGGGCCCTCGACCCCATTTCAGAAAGCTCGTGACGAAACGCATCTAATTCACTACTTTGCTGTGACTTATGATGGATTTTGGCAGTTTGAGATCATTTACACTATCAAAACT GCCTGTCATGCAGCTGTCTATATGAACAAGCCTACTTCAGCTGAGATGACAACCATGTTAA TACATAAACTACATAAACCTAGGGAACAAGTTACAGATGCTGAAGCTCTGTTAGATATAACAAACACGTTG GTGGGGGTAAGTGGCGGTATTGAGGATGGTAGGAACACTGTACGTTGGAAGGATATTGGTCTTGCAGTTTCTCATATTTACCAAAGGACTCCTGGATGCTGCACAAT GCTTGGACCTATGAATAATGAACAAAAGCAAAGGGCTCTATGCTGCACGAT GCTTGGACCTATGAGTACTCAACCAAAACAAGGGAAGACTGCTGTTCGTAAAAAGCGAGTGAGACCAACAGAATGTGCTCTGCCTGAAGAG TATATTGAAGGATATAGATTAAAAGAAGCAGAGTATGCCGTAGCTCCTGGCTATAGTCTCCAGAGTTGTTCCCA ggAGCAGTCGAAGACGGGATCGCAACAACTGAGAGCTGGCTTCGGCGACGGGTCCGTTCGGGAGAaggctggcacctgcaagcactctgacGCTCAA GTGATGTAA